A region of Pseudopipra pipra isolate bDixPip1 chromosome 10, bDixPip1.hap1, whole genome shotgun sequence DNA encodes the following proteins:
- the ACSL3 gene encoding fatty acid CoA ligase Acsl3 isoform X2, producing the protein MFPNSFLEPSQAAKMKLKHNINPVLLQLINFIILMYTLVTYIPWYILSGSKQAIEKAKQVKARPVNNKAGGAYRSVNSLHCLASVLYPGCDTLDKVFKYAKTKFKDKKLLGTREILKEEDEIQPSGKVFKKVILGKYTWLSYEDVYIKAVNFGNGLAVLGQQPKTNIAIFCETRAEWMIAAQACFMCNYQLVTLYATLGGPAIVHGLNETEVTTIITSKELMQTKLKEIVSQVPLLRHIITVDGKPTMWSEFPKGVIVHTMASVQAMGAKADAGHKQPSRPVPSDIAVIMYTSGSTGIPKGVMISHCNIIAGITGMAERIPNLGEKDIYIGYLPLAHVLELSAELVCLSHGCRIGYSSPQTLADQSSKIKKGSKGDVTTLKPTLMAAVPEIMDRIYKNVMNKVNEMTSFQRNLFILAYNYKMEQISKGYTTPLCDSLIFRKVRMLLGGKIRILLCGGAPLSAATQRFMNICFCCPVGQGYGLTESAGAGTITEVWDYTTGRVGAPLVCCEIKLMNWEEGGYYNTDKPYPRGEILIGGQNVTAGYYKNEARTKKDFTVDENGQRWLHTGDIGEFHHDGCLKIIDRKKDLVKLQAGEYVSLGKVEAALKNLPLVDNICVYASSNWILQLRGN; encoded by the exons ATGTTTCCAAACTCTTTCTTGGAACCTTCACAAGCAGCCAAAATGAAGTTGAAGCATAACATCAACCCTGTTCTTTTACAGTTGATAAACTTTATAATTTTGATGTACACCCTTGTAACATACATTCCATGGTACATACTTTCGGGATCAAAGCAGGCTATAGAAAAAGCCAAGCAGGTTAAAGCCAGACCTGTGAATAACAAGGCTGGAGGTGCTTACAGATCTGTTAACAGCCTACATTGCTTAGCTTCAGTTTTATATCCTGGGTGTGATACACTTGACAAAGTTTTTAAATATGCGAAGACTAAATTTAAGGACAAAAAACTCTTGGGAACACGTGAAATCCTGAAAGAGGAAGATGAAATCCAGCCATCgggaaaagtttttaaaaag GTCATCCTTGGCAAGTACACCTGGCTTTCTTATGAAGATGTATACATTAAAGCTGTTAATTTTGGAAATGGCTTAGCAGTGTTGGGTCAGCAACCAAAGACTAACATCGCTATCTTCTGTGAGACCAGAGCTGAGTGGATGATTGCAGCACAGGCCTGCTTTATGTGCAACTACCAGC ttgtCACTCTGTACGCCACCCTGGGGGGCCCGGCAATAGTACATGGCCTGAATGAAACAGAGGTGACCACCATCATCACTAGCAAAGAATTGATGCAAACAAAATTGAAG gAAATTGTATCTCAAGTTCCACTGCTACGACACATTATAACAGTGGATGGCAAACCAACGATGTGGTCAGAGTTTCCCAAGGGCGTCATCGTTCACACGATGGCATCTGTGCAAGCCATGggggccaaggcagatgctG GACACAAACAGCCATCCAGGCCTGTGCCCTCGGATATCGCAGTGATCATGTACACAAGTGGATCCACAGGAATTCCCAAAGGAGTCATGATCTCCCATTGCAACATAATTGCTGGGATAACTGGAATGGCTGAGAGGATTCCAAACCTGGG GGAAAAAGACATCTATATTGGCTACTTGCCTCTTGCCCATGTTCTGGAGCTGAGTGCTGAACTCGTGTGTCTGTCTCATGGGTGCCGCATCGGTTACTCCTCACCCCAGACATTGGCTGACCAG TCCTctaaaataaagaaaggaagcaaaggTGATGTTACTACACTTAAGCCAACCCTAATGGCAGCTGTCCCG GAAATTATGGATCGGATCTACAAAAATGTCATGAATAAAGTGAATGAAATGACGAGTTTCCAGCGGAATCTATTTATATTGGCCTACAATTACAAAATGGAACAGATTTCCAAAGGTTACACTACCCCACTCTGTGACAG CCTTATCTTCCGGAAAGTCCGAATGCTGCTAGGTGGGAAAATCCGCATCCTGCTTTGTGGAGGAGCTCCCCTCTCAGCAGCAACGCAGCGGTTCATGAACATCTGTTTCTGCTGCCCTGTGGGACAGGGGTACGGGCTGACGGAATCGGCCGGAGCCGGAACAATCACGGAAG tTTGGGACTACACTACAGGAAGAGTGGGAGCACCTTTGGTCTGTTGTGAAATAAAGTTAATGAACTGGGAAGAAG GTGGCTATTACAACACTGATAAACCATATCCTAGAGGTGAGATCCTTATTGGAGGGCAGAATGTGACTGCAGGCTACTACAAAAATGAAGCACGAACCAAAAAAGATTTCACTGTTGATGAGAATGGGCAGAGGTGGCTCCATACTGGAGACATTGGAGAGTTTCATCATGATGGGTGTCTAAAAATTATTG ATCGCAAAAAAGATCTTGTAAAACTGCAGGCAGGAGAATATGTTTCTCTTGGCAAAGTAGAAGCAGCTCTGAAGAATCTCCCACTGGTAGATAATATTTGTGTCTATGCAAGCAG TAACTGGATTCTGCAGTTGAGAGGAAACTGA
- the ACSL3 gene encoding fatty acid CoA ligase Acsl3 isoform X1 gives MFPNSFLEPSQAAKMKLKHNINPVLLQLINFIILMYTLVTYIPWYILSGSKQAIEKAKQVKARPVNNKAGGAYRSVNSLHCLASVLYPGCDTLDKVFKYAKTKFKDKKLLGTREILKEEDEIQPSGKVFKKVILGKYTWLSYEDVYIKAVNFGNGLAVLGQQPKTNIAIFCETRAEWMIAAQACFMCNYQLVTLYATLGGPAIVHGLNETEVTTIITSKELMQTKLKEIVSQVPLLRHIITVDGKPTMWSEFPKGVIVHTMASVQAMGAKADAGHKQPSRPVPSDIAVIMYTSGSTGIPKGVMISHCNIIAGITGMAERIPNLGEKDIYIGYLPLAHVLELSAELVCLSHGCRIGYSSPQTLADQSSKIKKGSKGDVTTLKPTLMAAVPEIMDRIYKNVMNKVNEMTSFQRNLFILAYNYKMEQISKGYTTPLCDSLIFRKVRMLLGGKIRILLCGGAPLSAATQRFMNICFCCPVGQGYGLTESAGAGTITEVWDYTTGRVGAPLVCCEIKLMNWEEGGYYNTDKPYPRGEILIGGQNVTAGYYKNEARTKKDFTVDENGQRWLHTGDIGEFHHDGCLKIIDRKKDLVKLQAGEYVSLGKVEAALKNLPLVDNICVYASSFHSYVIGFVVPNQKELAELARKKGFKGTWEEICNSPEMEKEVLKVLAEAAMAANLEKFEIPVKIRLSPDPWTPETGLVTDAFKLKRKELTAYYQMDIDRMYGKNVK, from the exons ATGTTTCCAAACTCTTTCTTGGAACCTTCACAAGCAGCCAAAATGAAGTTGAAGCATAACATCAACCCTGTTCTTTTACAGTTGATAAACTTTATAATTTTGATGTACACCCTTGTAACATACATTCCATGGTACATACTTTCGGGATCAAAGCAGGCTATAGAAAAAGCCAAGCAGGTTAAAGCCAGACCTGTGAATAACAAGGCTGGAGGTGCTTACAGATCTGTTAACAGCCTACATTGCTTAGCTTCAGTTTTATATCCTGGGTGTGATACACTTGACAAAGTTTTTAAATATGCGAAGACTAAATTTAAGGACAAAAAACTCTTGGGAACACGTGAAATCCTGAAAGAGGAAGATGAAATCCAGCCATCgggaaaagtttttaaaaag GTCATCCTTGGCAAGTACACCTGGCTTTCTTATGAAGATGTATACATTAAAGCTGTTAATTTTGGAAATGGCTTAGCAGTGTTGGGTCAGCAACCAAAGACTAACATCGCTATCTTCTGTGAGACCAGAGCTGAGTGGATGATTGCAGCACAGGCCTGCTTTATGTGCAACTACCAGC ttgtCACTCTGTACGCCACCCTGGGGGGCCCGGCAATAGTACATGGCCTGAATGAAACAGAGGTGACCACCATCATCACTAGCAAAGAATTGATGCAAACAAAATTGAAG gAAATTGTATCTCAAGTTCCACTGCTACGACACATTATAACAGTGGATGGCAAACCAACGATGTGGTCAGAGTTTCCCAAGGGCGTCATCGTTCACACGATGGCATCTGTGCAAGCCATGggggccaaggcagatgctG GACACAAACAGCCATCCAGGCCTGTGCCCTCGGATATCGCAGTGATCATGTACACAAGTGGATCCACAGGAATTCCCAAAGGAGTCATGATCTCCCATTGCAACATAATTGCTGGGATAACTGGAATGGCTGAGAGGATTCCAAACCTGGG GGAAAAAGACATCTATATTGGCTACTTGCCTCTTGCCCATGTTCTGGAGCTGAGTGCTGAACTCGTGTGTCTGTCTCATGGGTGCCGCATCGGTTACTCCTCACCCCAGACATTGGCTGACCAG TCCTctaaaataaagaaaggaagcaaaggTGATGTTACTACACTTAAGCCAACCCTAATGGCAGCTGTCCCG GAAATTATGGATCGGATCTACAAAAATGTCATGAATAAAGTGAATGAAATGACGAGTTTCCAGCGGAATCTATTTATATTGGCCTACAATTACAAAATGGAACAGATTTCCAAAGGTTACACTACCCCACTCTGTGACAG CCTTATCTTCCGGAAAGTCCGAATGCTGCTAGGTGGGAAAATCCGCATCCTGCTTTGTGGAGGAGCTCCCCTCTCAGCAGCAACGCAGCGGTTCATGAACATCTGTTTCTGCTGCCCTGTGGGACAGGGGTACGGGCTGACGGAATCGGCCGGAGCCGGAACAATCACGGAAG tTTGGGACTACACTACAGGAAGAGTGGGAGCACCTTTGGTCTGTTGTGAAATAAAGTTAATGAACTGGGAAGAAG GTGGCTATTACAACACTGATAAACCATATCCTAGAGGTGAGATCCTTATTGGAGGGCAGAATGTGACTGCAGGCTACTACAAAAATGAAGCACGAACCAAAAAAGATTTCACTGTTGATGAGAATGGGCAGAGGTGGCTCCATACTGGAGACATTGGAGAGTTTCATCATGATGGGTGTCTAAAAATTATTG ATCGCAAAAAAGATCTTGTAAAACTGCAGGCAGGAGAATATGTTTCTCTTGGCAAAGTAGAAGCAGCTCTGAAGAATCTCCCACTGGTAGATAATATTTGTGTCTATGCAAGCAG TTTCCATTCTTATGTCATTGGATTTGTTGTGCCAAATCAAAAGGAGCTCGCAGAACTAGCTcgaaaaaaaggatttaaaggAACCTGGGAAGAGATCTGTAACAGTCCTGAGATGGAAAAAGAGGTACTGAAGGTGCTAGCTGAGGCTGCCATGGCAG CTAATCTGGAGAAGTTTGAAATACCAGTGAAGATTCGTTTGAGCCCTGATCCTTGGACCCCAGAGACTGGTCTGGTGACAGATGCGTTCAAGCTCAAACGCAAAGAGCTCACAGCATATTATCAAATGGACATTGATCGAATGtatggaaaaaatgtaaaataa